A region from the Alnus glutinosa chromosome 5, dhAlnGlut1.1, whole genome shotgun sequence genome encodes:
- the LOC133869557 gene encoding O-fucosyltransferase 23, translating to MDLSANCKHSKFFGRNLNSIACKCVVLVAVALVIRAVLLPRFFAFGGIEQQDLVFIHSRSPSFNSEFGIRNDKFLEVPQIVWGLNNQKIAFARACLTARMLNRTLLMPSLSASLFYKEIDLLQPISFDKVFQFEEFNSLCKEFVRLGRYSDVLNRTGVFELRKGSGRKWTIGRDLDQLRQHSKEPFEGYEVIRIVGKNPFLWHDHWPIKDYARVFECLVLVDEIAKEADIVVSRIKEKGMEVRSKIESVQIGISSERSTLEPVPYVAVHMRIEIDWMIHCKKLEQRLNISQICSSKEEIMERVGNIQGLKSPTMVYLAVADSLLDDSTILSGWKEGLLPVEKKKLGVDGIYNKYPYLIQSAIDYEVCLRADVFVGNSFSTFSSLIVLERTQKMIKTGVTNSCRMDVRWSSYAYNILGESKGPRRWMTTMSDTSLEAISYGSNDVSC from the coding sequence ATGGACTTATCGGCCAATTGTAAGCATTCCAAATTCTTTGGCCGGAATTTGAATTCCATAGCATGCAAATGTGTTGTTTTGGTGGCTGTTGCTCTGGTTATTAGAGCTGTTCTGCTTCCTAGATTCTTTGCCTTTGGTGGGATTGAGCAGCAGGACTTGGTGTTCATCCACAGCCGTTCTCCGTCATTCAATTCTGAATTTGGAATCCGAAATGATAAATTCCTGGAGGTTCCTCAAATTGTATGGGGTTTAAACAATCAAAAAATTGCATTTGCAAGAGCTTGTCTAACTGCGAGAATGCTGAACCGAACTCTTTTGATGCCTAGCTTAAGTGCGTCCCTGTTCTACAAAGAAATTGACCTCTTGCAACCCATTTCCTTCGATAAGGTGTTCCAATTCGAGGAGTTCAATTCACTCTGCAAGGAATTTGTCAGATTGGGTCGCTACTCCGATGTTTTGAATCGGACGGGAGTGTTTGAGCTTCGTAAAGGTAGTGGAAGGAAGTGGACGATTGGGAGAGATTTAGATCAATTGAGACAGCATAGCAAGGAGCCCTTTGAAGGGTATGAGGTAATTCGAATAGTTGGGAAGAACCCGTTTTTATGGCACGATCATTGGCCTATTAAGGACTATGCCAGGGTCTTTGAGTGCTTAGTTTTGGTTGATGAGATAGCGAAAGAAGCGGATATAGTTGTATCCAGGATTAAAGAGAAAGGAATGGAGGTAAGAAGCAAAATTGAGTCTGTACAAATTGGTATTAGTTCTGAGAGGTCTACATTGGAGCCAGTGCCTTATGTAGCCGTCCACATGAGAATAGAGATAGACTGGATGATTCACTGTAAGAAATTAGAGCAGAGATTAAACATAAGCCAAATTTGTAGCAGCAAGGAAGAGATTATGGAAAGAGTGGGGAACATTCAGGGCCTGAAGAGTCCAACTATGGTTTACCTTGCTGTGGCTGATAGTCTTCTTGATGATTCTACTATATTGAGTGGTTGGAAGGAAGGGTTGCTTCCTGTGGAGAAGAAGAAACTGGGTGTTGATGGGATTTACAACAAGTATCCATATCTCATTCAGTCGGCAATTGATTATGAAGTGTGCTTAAGGGCTGATGTCTTTGTTGGAAACAgcttttctacattttcaagtCTTATAGTTCTTGAGAGAACACAGAAGATGATCAAAACTGGTGTTACGAACTCGTGCAGGATGGATGTAAGGTGGTCGTCTTATGCGTATAATATATTAGGGGAATCAAAGGGCCCTCGCAGATGGATGACTACTATGTCTGATACAAGCCTTGAAGCAATTAGCTATGGCTCGAATGACGTCTCTTGTTGA